Proteins encoded within one genomic window of Thioploca ingrica:
- a CDS encoding molybdopterin oxidoreductase: MSEPNRLKFLETSLNMSRRNFLKTTAAGTAAVGLISTQSREAQAFAYEPYPRDDQLTTVVTSCAHNCGSRHMLVAHKKGDVIVRLSTDDGRYQRDGSFGKDTEAEPQLRACLRGRSYRLRLYSQERLLHPMIRVGARGEGKFRRASWDEALGLIADRMQYIKYNYGPTAILDQSYAGASWSAFHKSDQISGLVARFLGIFGCRTTSWSVPSYQGTVFSSTMTFGTTEDGNEDDAFAYSKLIIMWGWNPAYTFHGGNTFYYMRLAKQRGCKFVVIDPQYTDAAAAYDAWWIPIRPNTDAAMMAGMAYHIFVNNWQDQLFINRFTQGVDQGTMPMWARGGESFKDYIMGFSDGIPKTPEWASEICGVSAEDIKKLAQMYALTKPAALKASWAPGRNAWGEQYNRMAAALQSITGNIGKLGGSSEGIGKGKHVEGSALPMDKWSMGEYAAAIKSDRWAHCVLNYPNVQREEIGLWPKFDGTDGRIPNIRAIFWHGSNWFNQLTNINKEIQAIKRLDLVVCMDATITPSGLFADVLLPSATHFERHDVGLPWYKGHYYIHRPKVIEPMGESKTDWQIFTELAYRLGYGPIFNPKANRDYFFYNDAVDEAYLSEWWNTKVIPTHHIDMSWEEFKARGVYKFILPEPHVAFKENVEQGKPWSTPSGKIEIFATQIATVPDFRRTQFGYYIPPIPKWVEPFEWLGSPKAQKYPFHMITPHPRWRTHTIFNNISWLRETYDQEITINAADAKQKGIKTGDTIEVWNDRGKIVLPAYVTERCKPGVVVVHEGVWMDLDENGIDRSGNPDFLTLDEPAPSGAFAYNTILVDLKKSDLEHRPGWDKLATARSHVFRREI; this comes from the coding sequence ATGAGTGAACCCAATCGGCTGAAATTTCTTGAAACCAGCCTCAATATGAGCCGGCGTAATTTCTTAAAAACCACGGCGGCAGGTACTGCAGCAGTCGGATTAATTAGTACTCAATCTCGAGAAGCGCAAGCATTTGCTTATGAACCTTATCCCCGTGATGACCAATTGACTACGGTGGTAACCAGTTGTGCCCACAATTGTGGTTCTCGTCATATGTTGGTGGCGCACAAAAAGGGCGATGTTATCGTTCGCCTTTCTACGGATGATGGTCGTTATCAACGAGATGGATCCTTTGGCAAAGATACTGAAGCAGAGCCGCAATTACGCGCCTGTTTGCGGGGTCGTTCTTATCGCCTCAGATTATATTCTCAAGAGCGGTTGCTTCACCCCATGATACGAGTTGGTGCTCGCGGTGAAGGTAAATTTAGACGTGCTTCTTGGGATGAAGCGTTGGGCTTAATTGCTGATCGCATGCAATATATTAAATATAACTATGGGCCAACGGCTATTTTGGACCAAAGTTATGCTGGTGCGTCTTGGAGTGCTTTCCACAAATCTGACCAAATTTCTGGGTTAGTAGCGCGTTTCCTGGGTATTTTTGGTTGTCGCACCACTTCTTGGTCAGTTCCTTCTTATCAAGGTACCGTGTTTAGTTCTACCATGACTTTTGGTACGACTGAAGATGGTAACGAGGATGATGCGTTTGCTTATTCCAAACTAATCATTATGTGGGGTTGGAATCCAGCCTATACCTTCCATGGTGGTAACACTTTTTACTACATGCGTCTCGCCAAGCAACGTGGCTGTAAGTTTGTAGTAATTGATCCCCAATATACAGATGCAGCCGCCGCTTATGATGCGTGGTGGATTCCAATTCGTCCTAATACGGATGCCGCGATGATGGCTGGGATGGCGTATCATATTTTTGTCAATAATTGGCAAGATCAACTGTTTATTAATCGCTTTACCCAAGGGGTAGATCAAGGCACTATGCCTATGTGGGCTAGAGGCGGAGAAAGTTTTAAAGACTACATTATGGGCTTCTCCGACGGTATTCCTAAGACCCCAGAATGGGCGTCGGAAATTTGTGGTGTGTCGGCGGAAGACATCAAGAAATTAGCGCAAATGTATGCTTTGACTAAACCGGCTGCGCTAAAAGCTTCTTGGGCACCAGGTCGTAATGCTTGGGGTGAACAATATAACCGCATGGCAGCCGCTTTACAATCCATAACTGGTAATATTGGTAAATTAGGCGGAAGTTCAGAAGGTATCGGTAAAGGGAAACATGTAGAAGGTTCTGCTTTACCGATGGATAAGTGGTCGATGGGTGAATATGCTGCAGCCATTAAGTCCGACCGCTGGGCACATTGTGTACTCAATTATCCTAATGTCCAACGAGAAGAAATTGGTCTATGGCCAAAGTTTGACGGTACCGATGGTCGAATTCCTAACATTCGTGCGATCTTCTGGCATGGTTCCAATTGGTTTAACCAATTAACCAACATTAATAAAGAGATCCAAGCTATCAAACGCTTAGATTTGGTGGTGTGCATGGATGCCACTATCACTCCCTCTGGATTGTTCGCGGATGTTTTGTTGCCTAGTGCGACTCATTTTGAACGTCATGATGTTGGGTTACCTTGGTATAAAGGCCATTATTACATTCATCGTCCTAAGGTCATTGAGCCAATGGGTGAAAGCAAAACCGACTGGCAAATTTTCACCGAACTGGCTTATCGGTTAGGTTATGGACCCATTTTCAATCCGAAAGCTAATCGTGATTACTTCTTCTACAATGATGCGGTTGATGAAGCCTATTTATCTGAATGGTGGAATACGAAAGTCATACCCACTCACCACATTGACATGAGTTGGGAAGAATTTAAAGCCAGAGGCGTTTACAAATTTATCTTACCTGAACCGCATGTTGCTTTTAAAGAAAATGTTGAACAAGGTAAGCCCTGGTCAACTCCTTCAGGGAAAATTGAAATTTTCGCTACTCAAATTGCTACGGTTCCTGACTTTAGAAGAACTCAATTTGGTTACTACATTCCACCTATTCCGAAGTGGGTTGAGCCGTTTGAGTGGTTAGGCAGTCCTAAAGCGCAAAAATATCCATTCCATATGATTACACCGCATCCACGGTGGCGGACTCATACGATTTTCAATAATATTTCCTGGTTACGTGAAACCTACGATCAAGAAATTACTATCAATGCCGCTGATGCCAAACAAAAAGGCATTAAAACCGGTGACACGATAGAAGTATGGAATGATCGGGGTAAGATTGTTCTACCGGCCTATGTGACTGAGCGTTGCAAGCCAGGAGTTGTGGTTGTACATGAAGGTGTATGGATGGATTTAGATGAAAATGGGATTGATCGATCCGGTAATCCGGATTTTCTAACCTTAGATGAACCAGCGCCATCCGGTGCGTTTGCTTATAACACCATCTTGGTAGACTTGAAGAAGTCTGATCTCGAACATCGGCCAGGATGGGATAAATTGGCTACTGCTCGTAGTCATGTATTCCGCCGCGAGATCTGA
- a CDS encoding HoxW protein → MLNNQTPKIFSPRSKQLVILAYGNPSRGDDALGPHLLHQMEILCQSKKHIEFIEDFQLQVEHVLDLENSDLLLFIDANVSCPPPFEFIQLQAKQDITYTSHALHPAAVLYAYQQVYHQLPPPAFLLTVRGEAFELGEPLSKIATLHLTATFEFVKRLCQNIDVNAWQQWVTLAWRKVEQ, encoded by the coding sequence ATGTTAAATAACCAAACCCCAAAAATTTTCTCTCCTCGATCTAAACAATTAGTTATATTGGCTTATGGTAACCCTAGTCGTGGTGATGATGCTTTAGGACCGCATTTATTGCACCAAATGGAAATCTTATGTCAATCTAAAAAACATATTGAATTTATTGAAGATTTTCAATTGCAAGTAGAACATGTGCTCGATTTAGAAAACAGTGATTTGCTTCTTTTTATCGATGCCAATGTTTCTTGTCCACCCCCTTTTGAATTTATTCAGTTACAGGCAAAACAAGATATCACTTATACCTCTCATGCACTTCACCCAGCGGCTGTTTTGTATGCCTATCAACAAGTTTATCATCAATTACCTCCACCCGCTTTTTTATTAACAGTGCGTGGTGAAGCTTTTGAACTCGGTGAACCGCTCAGTAAAATCGCTACTCTTCATCTGACCGCCACTTTTGAATTTGTGAAACGACTTTGTCAAAATATTGATGTTAATGCTTGGCAACAATGGGTGACATTAGCTTGGAGAAAAGTCGAGCAATAA
- a CDS encoding anaerobic dimethyl sulfoxide reductase subunit B, translated as MAETQTQQPEKDLKKIKEAVKRRKREVYKPVVPDVQLGFVHNNVDCIGCRACEIACKDKNGLPPGPRFRRVQYIEGGTYPDVFAYKVNMSCNHCAEPACLPTCPTGAIWKHKENGVVDIDSTLCIGCRRCEAACPFGAPQFDPTDGLVKKCNMCIDELEAGRKPYCVMACMMRVLDIGPIDKIRAGTYETKAIGPNETTVKAIKNLANPELTNPSIAFVPHPKGKIDG; from the coding sequence ATGGCTGAAACACAAACTCAACAACCTGAAAAAGATTTAAAGAAAATTAAAGAAGCAGTTAAGCGTCGCAAGCGGGAAGTTTATAAACCGGTCGTACCCGATGTCCAATTAGGCTTTGTGCATAACAATGTTGATTGTATTGGCTGTCGTGCTTGTGAAATTGCTTGTAAGGACAAGAATGGGTTACCGCCGGGTCCGCGATTTCGGCGGGTCCAATATATTGAAGGGGGTACCTATCCCGATGTCTTTGCTTACAAAGTTAATATGTCGTGTAACCATTGTGCCGAACCGGCTTGTCTGCCAACTTGTCCGACGGGTGCAATTTGGAAACATAAAGAAAATGGGGTGGTCGATATTGACTCAACCCTATGTATTGGCTGTCGGCGTTGTGAAGCAGCTTGTCCTTTTGGTGCACCACAATTCGATCCTACCGATGGTTTGGTCAAGAAATGCAATATGTGCATAGACGAACTAGAAGCAGGACGGAAACCTTACTGTGTCATGGCTTGTATGATGCGGGTTTTAGATATTGGGCCGATTGATAAAATTCGTGCGGGTACTTATGAAACCAAAGCGATTGGTCCTAATGAAACCACGGTGAAGGCAATTAAAAATCTGGCCAATCCAGAGCTAACCAATCCCTCCATTGCTTTTGTGCCACATCCCAAAGGCAAAATCGACGGATGA
- a CDS encoding anaerobic dehydrogenase-like component: protein MTISQTANESALLAHFRQGVAEDLQELAWLQDRELSYALVEELKQVNFPDNLGLRLQSSPSQEALDFMRKAVADLPVPIEKKGLDELAVDFASIYLNNNLHASPYESVWLTDEGLTRQEPMFQVRRWYEKYNLVAQNWRARPDDHLVLQLQFISHLISLDEKLDSLKEASCFLDEHLLRWIKLFASRVASRCETPFYAGLVLLMAQYLDELRDLLAQIVDEPRPSAEEIEQRMKPKVDPTLLNFCTPRFDEPDEPVNL from the coding sequence ATGACAATAAGTCAGACGGCTAATGAAAGTGCGTTATTAGCGCACTTTCGACAGGGTGTTGCTGAAGATTTACAGGAATTGGCCTGGTTACAGGACCGAGAACTTTCTTACGCTCTCGTAGAAGAACTGAAACAGGTCAATTTTCCTGATAATCTGGGATTACGCTTACAAAGTAGCCCAAGCCAAGAAGCGCTCGATTTTATGCGCAAAGCGGTCGCTGATTTACCCGTACCGATTGAGAAAAAAGGATTAGATGAATTAGCAGTCGATTTTGCATCTATTTACTTAAATAATAATTTACACGCCTCACCGTATGAGTCAGTTTGGTTAACTGATGAGGGGTTAACCCGTCAGGAACCGATGTTTCAGGTGCGTCGCTGGTACGAAAAATATAATTTAGTGGCACAAAATTGGCGAGCGCGACCCGATGATCATTTGGTGTTGCAATTACAATTTATTTCCCACCTCATTTCTTTAGATGAAAAACTCGATAGTTTGAAGGAAGCGAGCTGTTTTTTAGACGAGCATTTACTCCGGTGGATAAAATTGTTTGCCAGTCGGGTAGCGAGTCGCTGCGAAACACCGTTTTATGCGGGACTGGTTTTACTGATGGCGCAATATCTAGATGAATTACGTGATTTACTTGCCCAAATAGTTGATGAACCCCGTCCCTCGGCGGAAGAAATTGAGCAAAGAATGAAACCGAAGGTTGATCCCACTTTACTTAATTTTTGTACACCTCGGTTTGATGAACCAGATGAACCGGTTAATTTATAG